Genomic DNA from Thalassoroseus pseudoceratinae:
CTTTTCTTCTTGAACCGTTTCGTGAACCGTGTACTCAACTTCTTTTTCGGTCCAAACTGGTTCGCTGACGTAGTAGGTCTCTTCCTTGGTTTTCCACTCTTTTTCGTGGACGGTGTACTGGACTTCTTTTTGAGTCGTCACAGGCACTTTTTTGCAGACCGTGTAGGTGCGAGTCCGTGCTTCTTTTTGGTACTCGGTGCAGGTGACTGTTCGGGTTTCGTAACCCCATTCTGGAACCATCACGGTTTTTTCGACCGTGCAGTAGGACGGGGCACAGCTGGCTGGCATACAGCTGGCAGCAGTTGAGCAGCTGGACGCACAAGCGTCATCGCCGCCACCGCAGTGACCAGCATATGCTGAAGCAACCATTGCGAAGGTTGCAACCATAGTAGAAAGACATTTTGTTAACATTCCGCTTTCGCTCCTCTTAGCAGTCGCTCTGAAGAATTGGAGGCTGGACAGACGCCCCCCCAATAAACGATGGTTGATTGATGTTGGAAACGGGCCGAAATCTTGGAAGCTTGTTCTCACCCCATGCACTCCTCCCAAATCTCAACTGACATAGATTGAATATCCACTTCGAATGAAGTGGTGGTCGCCGTCCCCACGGCAACCAGATCGCGAAACTTAGCTTGCATAGATGAGATAGGCATTCTAGACGGCCACTCTGTAATACGAAGCTTAGTGAGACTATACCGGCGAGGTGAATGGTCTGGCAAACGGTTTCCGTCCATTTTCTCAAGATTCCCCAATTTAACTGGACGGATTCCGCGGCTGTACATTCCGTCTGACGCAGTTTCTGGTCAGGGAAAGCTGATTCTCAACCGGGATGCGTGTTTTTCAGGGATCGATTCGAGTAGGATGCCGATTCTTCCGGGATCAGAACTCGACGGGCTTGCCCCCAGGGCGTCTTTGCGTTGGATCATGAGGCGATCGGCTATGCCGGCACGAAACATTCACCTGTCGCGATGGCTGTTATGGATCGCCCATCGTTTCAGCCAAAAGGTCTCTCATTGCTTTCGACGCTTGAGAAATGCGAAGAAGCCGGTGACGCCAGAGATCATCAGCTACCGGGGCTTCGGCAACATTGAGCAAATCCAAATCATGGGGCGGCTTGTCGAACACAAGTCCCATACGGAGTCAACCGCCGACGATTCCTGGTGGAAGAATATGCGGGCGATGTTTCGCCGATTCACTCGGGTTCAGATTCCCGAAGCAACCGTGGAAGTGGAGTTTGAAGGTTGCCAACGAACAGCCACTACCGATCAGGCTGGCTATTTCCGGTGTGCGTTGCCATCTTCCGCTACAGTGCCCACGGATCGTCTTTGGCACTCGGCCAACGTGCGTGTCGTAACGGATCCGGCTCACGCAGAGGGTGAGACCACGGAGCGATTTCTACCGGCCTCCGACACGCTTCCTGTCCTGATCCCGCGTAGTGATAGCCAGTTTGGGGTGATCAGCGATATCGACGACACGATCATGCACTCGCATGCCACCGACCTCATACGATTGGCCTGGCTGACGTTCACTCACAACGCCCGGACGAGGGTTCCGTTCGAAGGGGTCAGCGCGTTCTACCGGGCACTTCAGCGTGGCCATTGCGAAACACGACAGAATCCCGTTTTTTACGTTTCGAGTTCCGCATGGAACCTGTTTGACATGCTGGTCGAATTCATGGAAATTCACCAGATTCCCAAAGGGCCAATTCTGTTGCGAGATTTGGGCGGGAACAAGCAGAACTTCATTCGCTCTGGGCACGAGCACAAGCTCGAGAAAATCGAACGAATCTTCGCGAGCTGTCCCGACCTTCCGTTCATCCTTATCGGCGACTCTGGTCAACAAGATCCGTACCTCTATCGCACCGTGGTTCGTGATTTTCCCGGGCGAGTCTTGGCGATCTACATTCGAGACGTAGCCGACAAGAATCGAAGCAAGGTTCTGGAAATCCGAGATGAGTTGCGTGCGGCTGGTGTGGAAATGGAACTTGTTTCTGACACCGAAGCAGCGGCCATTCACGCGGCCGAACATGGATGGATTCCAGAGTCACGAATTTCGGATGTGCGCCAGGACATCGCCCGTGATCAAGATCGCCAGGAATAAAAAAACACCCTGGATGAACCCATCCAGGGTGTGCGTTCAGAGCATCATCTTTCAACCAGTTCGTTGGCCTCGTTACTTCGCTGAAGCGACTTCCGATTGCGGTGCGACCTTCTTGATCAGCTCGTCAATCTTCTTTTGCAGAGCTTGAACGGTGGTCTCTGCTTGGTCCGCAGCGGTCTTTGCCGTCGCCGCTTTGGTTTGAGCGGCTTGGGCTTTTTCGGTCATCGCCTTCGCCACTTTTTCCATTTCAGGAAGATTCGCCATTAGGGTCTTGAGCTCAGTCTCGACAGCAGCGAGTTGGGCTTGGGCTTTCTTCAAGGCATCTGTCGCCTGGGCAGCCTGTTTCGTCGCTGCTGCGAGCCCTTGTTTCTTAGCCTCATGAACAGCGTTGGCTTTCGCCAACAAATCCTTCAAGCCGGCATCTTCTGGGGCTTTCTTCAGCGACTCCGTGGCCGCTGAAACCGTTGTTTGAGTCGATTTGACCAGTTCCGTCATTTGATCGACTGCACCCTTGGTTTTCGCAACTGCTGCCGTAGAGTCGCCAACGGCCTTCTTCGCTGCCGCCACTTTCGATTCCGATGCTGCAATCGCTTTCTGGATCTCTGCGACTTTCTGCTGTGCCGTTGCCAGTTCCGTTTGAACTTGTTTCAGCTCAGTCGCTGCTTGATCGCTGACGGCCATCGCCTCGGCCGCCTTGTCCTTCGCTTCACTGAGTTTGACTTGCTCATCGCGGAATTGGATTTCCGTCTGCCATCGCGTCACTTCACTGTTGGCGTCAGCAAGCGCCTTCGCCGCAGCATTTGCGGCATTTCGTGCCTCTTGAGCTTTCTTGCTCAGCGGCTGAACTTGCTTTGTCAATTGCTCCACACTCTGCTTGGCTTTCGCGAGGGCGGCTGTTGCTTCCTGGATCGTCTTTGTTGCGGCTGC
This window encodes:
- a CDS encoding App1 family protein, which encodes MPARNIHLSRWLLWIAHRFSQKVSHCFRRLRNAKKPVTPEIISYRGFGNIEQIQIMGRLVEHKSHTESTADDSWWKNMRAMFRRFTRVQIPEATVEVEFEGCQRTATTDQAGYFRCALPSSATVPTDRLWHSANVRVVTDPAHAEGETTERFLPASDTLPVLIPRSDSQFGVISDIDDTIMHSHATDLIRLAWLTFTHNARTRVPFEGVSAFYRALQRGHCETRQNPVFYVSSSAWNLFDMLVEFMEIHQIPKGPILLRDLGGNKQNFIRSGHEHKLEKIERIFASCPDLPFILIGDSGQQDPYLYRTVVRDFPGRVLAIYIRDVADKNRSKVLEIRDELRAAGVEMELVSDTEAAAIHAAEHGWIPESRISDVRQDIARDQDRQE